The Candidatus Methanomethylicota archaeon genome has a segment encoding these proteins:
- a CDS encoding P-loop NTPase, which yields MDPRIIAINERVKSIRNVIAVVSGKGGVGKSIISTIMALQLSRMGYKVGLLDTDFTSPSTHIILNAEELMPKEDRGVIPPEIHGLKYMTITYYTKNNPTPLRGIDVSNALIEILSITRWGELDYLIIDAPPGISDIILDLLRINWRIKFIVVATPSKLALETVRKLIKLLEEQGGDIIGIIVNMVMGIVTTEYRGLGKRVLVEIPFQQDLEDKIGDVEELLESMIGRKVEEALKLIVEESP from the coding sequence ATGGATCCAAGGATAATTGCAATAAATGAACGTGTGAAAAGCATTAGAAATGTCATAGCGGTGGTTAGTGGGAAGGGGGGTGTGGGTAAAAGCATAATTTCAACAATAATGGCGCTACAACTCTCCAGAATGGGGTATAAAGTTGGATTACTAGACACAGACTTCACAAGTCCATCCACACACATAATACTAAACGCAGAGGAATTAATGCCGAAGGAGGATAGGGGGGTTATACCTCCAGAAATTCATGGATTAAAGTATATGACAATCACATACTACACGAAAAATAACCCAACACCATTGAGAGGCATAGATGTATCCAATGCCCTAATAGAAATATTATCCATAACTAGATGGGGGGAGCTGGATTACCTAATAATAGATGCACCCCCAGGAATAAGCGACATCATACTAGATTTACTGAGGATAAATTGGAGGATAAAATTCATAGTTGTAGCAACACCATCAAAGCTAGCCCTAGAAACGGTTAGAAAACTCATCAAATTACTGGAAGAGCAGGGTGGGGATATAATTGGGATAATAGTGAACATGGTCATGGGAATTGTGACCACTGAATATAGAGGTTTGGGTAAAAGAGTTTTGGTGGAAATACCATTCCAGCAAGACTTGGAAGATAAAATTGGAGATGTGGAGGAACTATTGGAAAGCATGATTGGAAGGAAGGTGGAGGAAGCTTTAAAATTAATAGTTGAAGAATCTCCTTAA
- the hypA gene encoding hydrogenase nickel incorporation protein HypA → MHEWALAEAVVMSTLRIAKERGLREIREVAIKVGELQQIDIEIFKFALSELKRENNMENVEFKIEIDEAEMMCRKCGYKWKFGSEGLSEDVKEAIHFIPEVAHTFMRCPKCGSPDFEVISGRGVWIESISGVA, encoded by the coding sequence ATGCATGAATGGGCCCTTGCAGAAGCTGTGGTAATGTCTACATTAAGAATTGCAAAGGAAAGAGGGTTAAGGGAGATAAGGGAAGTTGCCATCAAAGTTGGGGAGCTACAGCAAATAGATATTGAAATATTCAAATTCGCACTATCAGAATTGAAAAGGGAAAATAATATGGAAAATGTGGAATTCAAGATAGAGATCGATGAAGCGGAAATGATGTGTAGGAAGTGTGGATATAAGTGGAAGTTTGGAAGTGAAGGTTTAAGTGAAGATGTTAAAGAGGCTATACACTTCATACCTGAAGTAGCCCATACATTCATGAGATGCCCAAAATGTGGAAGCCCAGACTTTGAAGTAATAAGTGGTAGGGGGGTTTGGATAGAGAGCATAAGTGGTGTGGCTTGA